A region of Argentina anserina chromosome 5, drPotAnse1.1, whole genome shotgun sequence DNA encodes the following proteins:
- the LOC126794615 gene encoding uncharacterized protein LOC126794615, whose amino-acid sequence MELPLISLTSAGTSAASYCTKLGLCDFPVRRRRTGWCDGGRFCVRQVRASAEQRSGEGINGREAESGGGARRFTSPAMEVTTLNTSFGEAEYPVWEKIGAVVRLSYGIGIYGGMALAGRFICSMIGIDSMGGFELNLDAIVQGLGYAAPPIMALLFILDDEVVKLSPHARAIRDVEDEELRSFFYGMSPLQFILIVTASSLGEELFYRAAVQGSLAEIFLKGTDLMTDVRGMASLSGVLPPYVPFAQAFAAVITAALTGSLYYVAASPKDPAYVVAPVLQSGSGREDLKKLFAAWYQRRQMKKIYSPLLEGLLALYLGFEWNQTNNILAPMITHGIYSAVILGHGLWKIHDHRRRLHQRIEQLKDESRVE is encoded by the exons AGGCGGACGGGGTGGTGCGACGGAGGTAGGTTTTGTGTGAGGCAGGTTAGGGCTTCGGCGGAGCAGAGGAGTGGCGAGGGGATTAATGGAAGGGAGGCGGAGAGTGGCGGCGGAGCGCGGCGGTTCACGAGTCCGGCGATGGAGGTCACCACGTTGAATACGAGCTTCGGTGAAGCTGAGTATCCTGTTTGGGAGAAGATTGGCGCTGTTGTTAGACTTAGCTATGGAATTG GTATATATGGTGGAATGGCTTTAGCAGGTCGATTTATATGCTCAATGATCGGTATCGATAGCATGGGAGGTTTCGAGTTGAATCTAGATGCAATTGTACAAGGGCTTGGATATGCAGCTCCACCAATCATGGCACTTCTTTTCATACTTGAT GATGAAGTTGTAAAGTTATCACCTCATGCACGTGCAATTAGAGACGTAGAGGATGAGGAGCTGCGCAGTTTCTTTTATGGAATGTCGCCATTGCAG TTCATACTAATCGTTACTGCCAGCTCTTTGGGGGAGGAGCTTTTCTACAGGGCTGCTGTTCAG GGATCATTGGCTGAGATATTTTTGAAGGGCACAGATCTGATGACAGACGTTCGAGGAATGGCATCTTTG TCTGGGGTTCTGCCCCCATATGTCCCATTTGCTCAGGCATTTGCAGCGGTGATCACAGCTGCTCTTACAGGTTCTTTGTACTATGTGGCTGCCTCTCCAAAAG ATCCGGCTTATGTAGTTGCGCCAGTTTTACAATCTGGCTCTGGTCGTGAAGATTTAAAAAAGCTGTTTGCAG CTTGGTATCAGAGAAGGCAAATGAAGAAGATCTATTCTCCCCTTCTTGAAGGACTTCTGGCCCTCTATCTTGGTTTTGAGTGGAACCAG ACGAATAATATTCTTGCACCTATGATCACACACGGTATATATTCGGCTGTGATATTGGGTCATGGCCTTTGGAAGATACATGATCATCGTAGACGACTGCATCAGAGAATCGAGCAGCTGAAAGATGAAAGTAGAGTAGAATAG